Proteins encoded together in one Sceloporus undulatus isolate JIND9_A2432 ecotype Alabama chromosome 4, SceUnd_v1.1, whole genome shotgun sequence window:
- the ABITRAM gene encoding protein Abitram gives MAAEGPDSAPAAMATVPGVTERYFTRWYKPDVKGKPCEDHCILQHSNRICVITIADAHPVLQKGKRIESISYQISANCSRLQNKVSGKSKRGAQFLTELAPLCRITCTDGDEYTIYSCIRGRLIEVNENILKSPSLLQEKPFTEGYIAVVLPKFEESKRITEGLLTRKEYEEVFSKRLIPPHDTIQSEN, from the exons ATGGCGGCGGAAGGCCCTGATTCAGCTCCCGCTGCCATGGCAACGGTGCCCGGGGTGACGGAGCGCTACTTCACCCGCTGGTACAAGCCAG aTGTAAAAGGTAAGCCATGTGAGGATCATTGCATATTGCAGCATTCTAACAG AATCTGTGTCATCACTATAGCTGATGCTCACCCTGTTCTGCAAAAGGGAAAGAGAATTGAGAGTATTAGTTACCAGATAAGTGCCAACTGCAGTCGGCTGCAGAATAAAGTCTCTGGAAAATCCAAACGG GGTGCTCAGTTTCTAACAGAACTTGCCCCACTGTGTCGAATAACCTGTACAGATGGAGATGAATATACCATATACAG CTGTATAAGAGGGAGATTGATAGAAGTGAATGAAAACATTCTGAAAAGCCCATCTCTTCTTCAAGAAAAG CCTTTCACAGAGGGATACATTGCAGTTGTATTACCAAAGtttgaagaaagcaaaagaataaCCGAGGGGCTCTTGACAAGGAAAGAATACGAAGAGGTGTTCTCAAAACGTTTAATACCACCTCATGATACAATACAGAGTGAGAACTAA
- the SLC39A6 gene encoding zinc transporter ZIP6 has product MAIKLHIIFLLLLCGACYHGLEPATISQTTEKLIPEMAAGINVDLAKYMQRCHLLELFSRYGENNTLTVEGFRKLLRNMGIEKMKRISLDHEHHHHHHNHDAPTTKAEKTGCPHDESGNGNKDVHSNHAKEHTEHQQGPMNTKSTTVTITASTYTMATEDNPLLEHSEAAELKSTHTSIASPNPSLESESNNMSLLANEKANESLTLTKESESGSYMYSKIRKPVTQECFNASKLMLSHGISTQVLLTATDFSYLCPAIVNQIDGRYCLIHTTSEKAETPPKTFSLQVAWIGGFISISIISFLSLLGVILVPLMNRVFFKFLLSFLVALAVGTLSGDALLHLLPHSHGSHHHHPEKPVVEHNKDPSFKHLVFESAEENAYLDSTWKGLTALGGLYFMFLVEHLITLIKQFKDKKKKKKNEDDEAEIKKQLSKYDSQLSNNEEKMDTDDRPEVYLETHSHEQSNFISQKPVAQEEEEVMIAHSHQETADNEYASRGCRNKCHSHLHDTLGQSDHLGHHHHDYHHILHHHHHQNHHPHSHSQRYSREELKDAGIATLAWMVIMGDGLHNFSDGLAIGAAFTEGLSSGLSTSVAVFCHELPHELGDFAVLLKAGMTVKQAVLYNALSAMLAYLGMATGILIGHYADNVSMWIFALTAGLFMYVALVDMVPEMLHNDASDHGCSRWGYFLLQNAGILLGFGIMLLISVFEHKIVFSINL; this is encoded by the exons ATGGCAATTAAGCTTCATATAATTTTCCTCCTTTTACTTTGTGGAGCCTGTTACCATGGCTTGGAACCAGCCACTATTTCACAAACAACAGAGAAACTCATTCCTGAGATGGCAGCTGGGATCAATGTTGATTTGGCCAAGTATATGCAGAGATGTCACCTTCTGGAACTCTTCTCTCGTTATGGGGAGAACAATACTTTGACTGTTGAAGGGTTTAGAAAACTGTTACGAAATATGGGCAttgagaaaatgaaaagaatttcCCTAGATCACgagcaccatcatcatcatcacaatcatGATGCTCCCACTACAAAAGCTGAGAAAACAGGTTGTCCTCATGATGAATCTGGTAATGGAAACAAAGATGTCCACAGTAATCATGCAAAAGAGCATACAGAGCACCAGCAGGGCCCTATGAATACCAAGAGCACCACAGTTACTATAACTGCATCCACTTACACTATGGCCACGGAGGATAACCCTTTGCTAGAGCATTCAGAGGCTGCAGAATTGAAATCTACACATACAAGTATTGCTAGCCCCAATCCCAGCCTTGAGTCAGAAAGCAACAATATGAGTTTACTGGCAAATGAAAAAGCAAATGAATCGCTCACCCTCACAAAGGAATCTGAAAGCGGAAGCTACATGTATTCTAAAATAAGAAAACCAGTTACGCAAGAG TGCTTCAACGCATCAAAACTCATGCTTTCTCATGGAATAAGTACACAAGTTTTGTTAACAGCTACAGACTTCAGTTATCTTTGTCCAGCTATTGTTAATCAGATTGATGGCAGATATTGTTTAATTCACACAACAAGTGAAAAGGCAGAAACGCCCCCAAAAACATTTTCATTGCAAGTAG cttGGATTGgtggatttatatccatttcCATCATCAGTTTTCTTTCATTACTGGGTGTAATTTTGGTACCTCTTATGAATCGAGTATTTTTCAAATTTCTGTTAAGTTTCCTTGTGGCATTAGCAGTTGGTACTTTAAGCGGTGATGCTCTTTTACATCTCCTTCCACAT TCTCATGgaagccatcatcatcatcctgagaAGCCAGTAGTAGAACACAATAAAGATCCCTCTTTTAAGCATCTTGTATTTGAAAGTGCAGAAGAAAATGCTTATTTGGATTCTACCTGGAAGGGCCTCACAGCACTTGGAGGACTATATTTTATGTTCCTTGTTGAGCACTTAATCACTTTAATTAAACAGTttaaagacaagaaaaaaaag aaaaaaaatgaagacgATGAAGCAGAAATCAAGAAGCAGCTGTCTAAATATGACTCTCAGCTTTCaaacaatgaagaaaaaatgGATACAGATGACC GACCTGAAGTTTATCTGGAGACACACTCACATGAGCAATCAAATTTCATCTCTCAGAAGCCAGtagcacaagaagaagaagaagtgatgATAGCTCACTCTCATCAGGAAACTGCTGACAACGAGTATGCATCCAGAGGATGTAGAAACAAATGTCATTCACATTTGCATGACACTCTAGGACAGTCAGACCATCTGGGTCATCATCACCATGACTACCACCATATTttgcatcaccatcatcatcagaaCCATCACCCACATAGCCATAGTCAGCGATATTCACGAGAAGAACTGAAAGATGCCGGTATAGCTACACTAGCCTGGATGGTAATTATGGGTGATGGACTACACAACTTCAGTGATGGTCTTGCAATTG GTGCTGCATTTACTGAAGGCTTATCTAGTGGCTTAAGTACTTCTGTTGCTGTCTTTTGCCATGAGTTGCCACATGAATTAG gagATTTTGCCGTGCTTCTCAAAGCTGGCATGACTGTCAAACAAGCTGTTCTTTACAATGCCCTCTCAGCGATGTTGGCATACCTTGGAATGGCTACTGGCATACTCATTGGTCACTATGCTGACAATGTTTCCATGTGGATCTTTGCACTGACCGCTGGGCTGTTCATGTATGTAGCCCTTGTTGATATG gTGCCTGAAATGCTCCATAACGATGCTAGTGATCATGGATGTAGCCGGTGGGGATATTTCCTGTTACAGAATGCTGGAATTCTGTTAGGTTTTGGTATTATGCTTCTTATCTCTGTGTTTGAACATAAAATTGTGTTCAGCATAAACCTATAA